A genomic segment from Salvia splendens isolate huo1 chromosome 13, SspV2, whole genome shotgun sequence encodes:
- the LOC121761218 gene encoding chromatin assembly factor 1 subunit FAS1-like isoform X2: protein MVEVKAINGGLDGTNRPRKRKRSEPCAFSPSPEENRKRIAGFRSEIDSLVKYCKSLVWENRGVLLENLGKSRNSSAYVNGVIACVMEESDLPLSKLVDEIFEKLRDREGNGGGLSKAGVMSAVLMIGQRSFYGVLGADADVLEDEAECALWCWETRDLKLLPRAARTSLKVHRTFRRKIQERISAVFDALEMYENSPNCQHELMKASEKLGKVPNEAGIRPLMENTSHENGAEIADKETKRGEQLLIKQKEKYERDKERLMRKIERNRQKEMLQSEREERQLNEEAQKEERRCEKEEIEKQKQLKRKQEAAARAQRRREKEEAESRKRLLLQKQASLMERFLKLKKTSSPSQNDSSLNKATASGSSGDTVKRNLKSVTLPMDAVLAQKDEIVVGDILKSHLKAWRFNRCSVRSNEIRHWGIRQKPKTELIKELKLATSKECTCDADLNIEKLVLGLDDANDCLSPCSKKRIPVKLLQFDKSNRPAFYGVWPSKSQVVDPRHPFVKDSDIDYDIDSDEDWAEDEPGESLSDCDKDDEDECMEEFIKDDEDNGIEDGFFVPDGYLSEDEGVKSDDSHDLDSEVQNRPISEHQSQNDELCILLPQQKYLNNLTERTLKKNQPLIILNLTHKKTNIMHEKTIISSAEELTGISKLERMALQALTILPFPGFQNTDISVPSDVVDDDPGSSPNKSRTTELSTAADILDSDMPQIISVIQSHPHGIKQIMKSLHAKFPAIPKFKLRNKVFEISEFSNNCRQVKKEILGNHGKSISPGSHENKEHHDTLERKGISVWDEHKLERHIPTTFRYSMAAHANIRTIFSYSVFTFLF from the exons ATGGTGGAAGTTAAGGCGATCAATGGCGGCCTAGATGGGACGAATAGGCCGCGGAAGAGAAAGAGATCGGAGCCCTGTGCTTTTTCACCAAGTCCAGAAGAAAACCGAAAGAGAATTGCTGGATTTCGTAGTGAAATTGATAGTCTAGTGAAATATTGCAAGAGTTTAGTGTGGGAAAACAGAGGGGTTTTGCTGGAAAATTTGGGGAAGTCTAGGAATTCCTCTGCTTATGTGAATGGTGTGATTGCATGTGTAATGGAGGAGAGCGATCTTCCTTTGTCGAAGCTCGTTGATGAGATTTTTGAGAAATTGAGGGATAGAGAAGGGAATGGGGGTGGTTTGAGTAAGGCTGGTGTGATGAGTGCCGTGCTTATGATAGGACAGAGATCGTTCTATGGTGTGCTTGGTGCCGATGCTGATGTTTTGGAGGACGAAGCCGAGTGTGCTCTTTGGTGTTGGGAG ACAAGAGACCTGAAATTGTTGCCCAGAGCAGCGCGTACATCTTTGAAAGTTCACCGGACTTTTCGGAGAAAGATCCAAGAGAGGATTAGTGCTGTTTTTG ATGCTCTTGAAATGTATGAAAACTCTCCCAACTGTCAACATGAGTTGATGAAAGCTTCGGAAAAACTTGGTAAAGTTCCAAATGAGGCAGGTATCCGGCCGCTAATGGAGAACACATCTCATGAAAATGGCGCTGAAAT AGCTGATAAGGAAACCAAGAGAGGAGAACAATTGTTAATCAAGCAAAAGGAGAAATACGAAAGAGATAAGGAGAGATTGATGAGAAAGATTGAACGTAATCGTCAAAAGGAAATGTTGCAAAGT GAAAGAGAGGAGAGACAATTGAATGAGGAGGCACAGAAAGAGGAGAGGCGATGCGAGAAAGAAGAAATTGAAAAACAGAAACAGCTGAAAAGGAAGCAAGAAGCAGCAGCGAGAGCACAGCGCCGAAGGGAGAAGGAAGAAGCTGAGTCGAGAAAACGACTACTTCTCCAGAAACAAGCATCATTGATGGAGCGCTTCCTTAAACTGAAAAAAACTAGTTCGCCTTCGCAGAACGACAGTTCACTGAACAAAGCAACCGCATCCGGATCATCTGGTGACACGGTCAAAAGAAATTTGAAATCAGTAACTCTACCAATGGATGCCGTGTTGGCCCAGAAGGATGAGATTGTAGTGGGAGATATACTGAA ATCACACTTAAAAGCTTGGCGCTTCAATCGTTGTTCAGTACGTTCAAATGAAATAAGGCACTGGGGCATCCGTCAGAAGCCTAAGACTGAGCTAATTAAGGAACTCAAGCTTGCCACTAGTAAAGAATGCACTTGTGACGCTGACTTGAACATAGAGAAGCTTGTGCTTGGTTTGGATGATGCCAATGATTGTCTCAGTCCTTGTAGTAAAAAGCGAATTCCAGTGAAGCTGTTGCAATTTGACAAGAGCAACAGGCCTGCATTTTATGGTGTTTGGCCCAGTAAGAG TCAAGTTGTTGACCCACGTCACCCTTTTGTAAAGGACTCAGATATAGACTATGATATTGATAGCGATGAGGATTGGGCAGAG GACGAACCTGGTGAAAGCCTTTCAGACTGTGATAAGGACGATGAAGACGAATGCATGGAAGAATTTATAAaggatgatgaagacaatgggaTTGAAGATGGATTCTTTGTTCCTGATGGATACCTCTCTGAGGATGAG GGAGTGAAGTCTGATGACAGTCACGACCTCGATTCAGAAGTTCAGAATCGACCTATTTCTGAACACCAATCGCAGAATGATGAATTATGTATCTTGCTTCCGCAACAGAAATATCTCAATAATCTGACAGAACGCACGCTTAAAAAGAACCAGCCATTGATCATCTTGAATCTCACGCATAAAAAGACAAATATCATGCATGAAAAGACCATAATTTCATCAGCTGAGGAGCTCACTGGTATATCAAAGCTCGAAAGGATGGCTCTACAAGCTCTTACTATTCTCCCATTCCCTGGCTTCCAAAATACAGATATTTCAGTTCCTAGTGATGTGGTAGACGATGATCCAGGAAGTTCACCTAACAAGTCGAGAACAACAGAGCTTTCAACTGCTGCAGATATTCTGGATTCAGACATGCCGCAGATT ATATCTGTCATTCAGTCGCATCCACATGGCATCAAACAAATAATGAAGTCACTACATGCTAAGTTTCCTGCCATTCcaaaattcaagttaaggaacAAAGTGTTTGAAATCTCCGAGTTCTCTAACAATTGCCGTCAG GTTAAGAAAGAAATTCTGGGAAACCATGGAAAATCTATATCACCAG GGTCCCACGAAAACAAGGAGCATCATGACACACTTGAAAGAAAGGGAATCTCGGTCTGGGACGAGCACAAACTAGAGAGGCACATCCCAACAACCTTCCGTTACAGTATGGCCGCTCATGCAAACATCAGAACCATCTTCTCCTACTCTGTGTTCACCTTTTTGTTTTGA
- the LOC121761218 gene encoding chromatin assembly factor 1 subunit FAS1-like isoform X1, with protein MVEVKAINGGLDGTNRPRKRKRSEPCAFSPSPEENRKRIAGFRSEIDSLVKYCKSLVWENRGVLLENLGKSRNSSAYVNGVIACVMEESDLPLSKLVDEIFEKLRDREGNGGGLSKAGVMSAVLMIGQRSFYGVLGADADVLEDEAECALWCWETRDLKLLPRAARTSLKVHRTFRRKIQERISAVFAMIDALEMYENSPNCQHELMKASEKLGKVPNEAGIRPLMENTSHENGAEIADKETKRGEQLLIKQKEKYERDKERLMRKIERNRQKEMLQSEREERQLNEEAQKEERRCEKEEIEKQKQLKRKQEAAARAQRRREKEEAESRKRLLLQKQASLMERFLKLKKTSSPSQNDSSLNKATASGSSGDTVKRNLKSVTLPMDAVLAQKDEIVVGDILKSHLKAWRFNRCSVRSNEIRHWGIRQKPKTELIKELKLATSKECTCDADLNIEKLVLGLDDANDCLSPCSKKRIPVKLLQFDKSNRPAFYGVWPSKSQVVDPRHPFVKDSDIDYDIDSDEDWAEDEPGESLSDCDKDDEDECMEEFIKDDEDNGIEDGFFVPDGYLSEDEGVKSDDSHDLDSEVQNRPISEHQSQNDELCILLPQQKYLNNLTERTLKKNQPLIILNLTHKKTNIMHEKTIISSAEELTGISKLERMALQALTILPFPGFQNTDISVPSDVVDDDPGSSPNKSRTTELSTAADILDSDMPQIISVIQSHPHGIKQIMKSLHAKFPAIPKFKLRNKVFEISEFSNNCRQVKKEILGNHGKSISPGSHENKEHHDTLERKGISVWDEHKLERHIPTTFRYSMAAHANIRTIFSYSVFTFLF; from the exons ATGGTGGAAGTTAAGGCGATCAATGGCGGCCTAGATGGGACGAATAGGCCGCGGAAGAGAAAGAGATCGGAGCCCTGTGCTTTTTCACCAAGTCCAGAAGAAAACCGAAAGAGAATTGCTGGATTTCGTAGTGAAATTGATAGTCTAGTGAAATATTGCAAGAGTTTAGTGTGGGAAAACAGAGGGGTTTTGCTGGAAAATTTGGGGAAGTCTAGGAATTCCTCTGCTTATGTGAATGGTGTGATTGCATGTGTAATGGAGGAGAGCGATCTTCCTTTGTCGAAGCTCGTTGATGAGATTTTTGAGAAATTGAGGGATAGAGAAGGGAATGGGGGTGGTTTGAGTAAGGCTGGTGTGATGAGTGCCGTGCTTATGATAGGACAGAGATCGTTCTATGGTGTGCTTGGTGCCGATGCTGATGTTTTGGAGGACGAAGCCGAGTGTGCTCTTTGGTGTTGGGAG ACAAGAGACCTGAAATTGTTGCCCAGAGCAGCGCGTACATCTTTGAAAGTTCACCGGACTTTTCGGAGAAAGATCCAAGAGAGGATTAGTGCTGTTTTTG CAATGATAGATGCTCTTGAAATGTATGAAAACTCTCCCAACTGTCAACATGAGTTGATGAAAGCTTCGGAAAAACTTGGTAAAGTTCCAAATGAGGCAGGTATCCGGCCGCTAATGGAGAACACATCTCATGAAAATGGCGCTGAAAT AGCTGATAAGGAAACCAAGAGAGGAGAACAATTGTTAATCAAGCAAAAGGAGAAATACGAAAGAGATAAGGAGAGATTGATGAGAAAGATTGAACGTAATCGTCAAAAGGAAATGTTGCAAAGT GAAAGAGAGGAGAGACAATTGAATGAGGAGGCACAGAAAGAGGAGAGGCGATGCGAGAAAGAAGAAATTGAAAAACAGAAACAGCTGAAAAGGAAGCAAGAAGCAGCAGCGAGAGCACAGCGCCGAAGGGAGAAGGAAGAAGCTGAGTCGAGAAAACGACTACTTCTCCAGAAACAAGCATCATTGATGGAGCGCTTCCTTAAACTGAAAAAAACTAGTTCGCCTTCGCAGAACGACAGTTCACTGAACAAAGCAACCGCATCCGGATCATCTGGTGACACGGTCAAAAGAAATTTGAAATCAGTAACTCTACCAATGGATGCCGTGTTGGCCCAGAAGGATGAGATTGTAGTGGGAGATATACTGAA ATCACACTTAAAAGCTTGGCGCTTCAATCGTTGTTCAGTACGTTCAAATGAAATAAGGCACTGGGGCATCCGTCAGAAGCCTAAGACTGAGCTAATTAAGGAACTCAAGCTTGCCACTAGTAAAGAATGCACTTGTGACGCTGACTTGAACATAGAGAAGCTTGTGCTTGGTTTGGATGATGCCAATGATTGTCTCAGTCCTTGTAGTAAAAAGCGAATTCCAGTGAAGCTGTTGCAATTTGACAAGAGCAACAGGCCTGCATTTTATGGTGTTTGGCCCAGTAAGAG TCAAGTTGTTGACCCACGTCACCCTTTTGTAAAGGACTCAGATATAGACTATGATATTGATAGCGATGAGGATTGGGCAGAG GACGAACCTGGTGAAAGCCTTTCAGACTGTGATAAGGACGATGAAGACGAATGCATGGAAGAATTTATAAaggatgatgaagacaatgggaTTGAAGATGGATTCTTTGTTCCTGATGGATACCTCTCTGAGGATGAG GGAGTGAAGTCTGATGACAGTCACGACCTCGATTCAGAAGTTCAGAATCGACCTATTTCTGAACACCAATCGCAGAATGATGAATTATGTATCTTGCTTCCGCAACAGAAATATCTCAATAATCTGACAGAACGCACGCTTAAAAAGAACCAGCCATTGATCATCTTGAATCTCACGCATAAAAAGACAAATATCATGCATGAAAAGACCATAATTTCATCAGCTGAGGAGCTCACTGGTATATCAAAGCTCGAAAGGATGGCTCTACAAGCTCTTACTATTCTCCCATTCCCTGGCTTCCAAAATACAGATATTTCAGTTCCTAGTGATGTGGTAGACGATGATCCAGGAAGTTCACCTAACAAGTCGAGAACAACAGAGCTTTCAACTGCTGCAGATATTCTGGATTCAGACATGCCGCAGATT ATATCTGTCATTCAGTCGCATCCACATGGCATCAAACAAATAATGAAGTCACTACATGCTAAGTTTCCTGCCATTCcaaaattcaagttaaggaacAAAGTGTTTGAAATCTCCGAGTTCTCTAACAATTGCCGTCAG GTTAAGAAAGAAATTCTGGGAAACCATGGAAAATCTATATCACCAG GGTCCCACGAAAACAAGGAGCATCATGACACACTTGAAAGAAAGGGAATCTCGGTCTGGGACGAGCACAAACTAGAGAGGCACATCCCAACAACCTTCCGTTACAGTATGGCCGCTCATGCAAACATCAGAACCATCTTCTCCTACTCTGTGTTCACCTTTTTGTTTTGA
- the LOC121761218 gene encoding chromatin assembly factor 1 subunit FAS1-like isoform X3 has protein sequence MVEVKAINGGLDGTNRPRKRKRSEPCAFSPSPEENRKRIAGFRSEIDSLVKYCKSLVWENRGVLLENLGKSRNSSAYVNGVIACVMEESDLPLSKLVDEIFEKLRDREGNGGGLSKAGVMSAVLMIGQRSFYGVLGADADVLEDEAECALWCWETRDLKLLPRAARTSLKVHRTFRRKIQERISAVFAMIDALEMYENSPNCQHELMKASEKLGKVPNEAGIRPLMENTSHENGAEIADKETKRGEQLLIKQKEKYERDKERLMRKIERNRQKEMLQSEREERQLNEEAQKEERRCEKEEIEKQKQLKRKQEAAARAQRRREKEEAESRKRLLLQKQASLMERFLKLKKTSSPSQNDSSLNKATASGSSGDTVKRNLKSVTLPMDAVLAQKDEIVVGDILKSHLKAWRFNRCSVRSNEIRHWGIRQKPKTELIKELKLATSKECTCDADLNIEKLVLGLDDANDCLSPCSKKRIPVKLLQFDKSNRPAFYGVWPSKSQVVDPRHPFVKDSDIDYDIDSDEDWAEDEPGESLSDCDKDDEDECMEEFIKDDEDNGIEDGFFVPDGYLSEDEGVKSDDSHDLDSEVQNRPISEHQSQNDELCILLPQQKYLNNLTERTLKKNQPLIILNLTHKKTNIMHEKTIISSAEELTGISKLERMALQALTILPFPGFQNTDISVPSDVVDDDPGSSPNKSRTTELSTAADILDSDMPQIISVIQSHPHGIKQIMKSLHAKFPAIPKFKLRNKVFEISEFSNNCRQVKKEILGNHGKSISPEKGPTKTRSIMTHLKERESRSGTSTN, from the exons ATGGTGGAAGTTAAGGCGATCAATGGCGGCCTAGATGGGACGAATAGGCCGCGGAAGAGAAAGAGATCGGAGCCCTGTGCTTTTTCACCAAGTCCAGAAGAAAACCGAAAGAGAATTGCTGGATTTCGTAGTGAAATTGATAGTCTAGTGAAATATTGCAAGAGTTTAGTGTGGGAAAACAGAGGGGTTTTGCTGGAAAATTTGGGGAAGTCTAGGAATTCCTCTGCTTATGTGAATGGTGTGATTGCATGTGTAATGGAGGAGAGCGATCTTCCTTTGTCGAAGCTCGTTGATGAGATTTTTGAGAAATTGAGGGATAGAGAAGGGAATGGGGGTGGTTTGAGTAAGGCTGGTGTGATGAGTGCCGTGCTTATGATAGGACAGAGATCGTTCTATGGTGTGCTTGGTGCCGATGCTGATGTTTTGGAGGACGAAGCCGAGTGTGCTCTTTGGTGTTGGGAG ACAAGAGACCTGAAATTGTTGCCCAGAGCAGCGCGTACATCTTTGAAAGTTCACCGGACTTTTCGGAGAAAGATCCAAGAGAGGATTAGTGCTGTTTTTG CAATGATAGATGCTCTTGAAATGTATGAAAACTCTCCCAACTGTCAACATGAGTTGATGAAAGCTTCGGAAAAACTTGGTAAAGTTCCAAATGAGGCAGGTATCCGGCCGCTAATGGAGAACACATCTCATGAAAATGGCGCTGAAAT AGCTGATAAGGAAACCAAGAGAGGAGAACAATTGTTAATCAAGCAAAAGGAGAAATACGAAAGAGATAAGGAGAGATTGATGAGAAAGATTGAACGTAATCGTCAAAAGGAAATGTTGCAAAGT GAAAGAGAGGAGAGACAATTGAATGAGGAGGCACAGAAAGAGGAGAGGCGATGCGAGAAAGAAGAAATTGAAAAACAGAAACAGCTGAAAAGGAAGCAAGAAGCAGCAGCGAGAGCACAGCGCCGAAGGGAGAAGGAAGAAGCTGAGTCGAGAAAACGACTACTTCTCCAGAAACAAGCATCATTGATGGAGCGCTTCCTTAAACTGAAAAAAACTAGTTCGCCTTCGCAGAACGACAGTTCACTGAACAAAGCAACCGCATCCGGATCATCTGGTGACACGGTCAAAAGAAATTTGAAATCAGTAACTCTACCAATGGATGCCGTGTTGGCCCAGAAGGATGAGATTGTAGTGGGAGATATACTGAA ATCACACTTAAAAGCTTGGCGCTTCAATCGTTGTTCAGTACGTTCAAATGAAATAAGGCACTGGGGCATCCGTCAGAAGCCTAAGACTGAGCTAATTAAGGAACTCAAGCTTGCCACTAGTAAAGAATGCACTTGTGACGCTGACTTGAACATAGAGAAGCTTGTGCTTGGTTTGGATGATGCCAATGATTGTCTCAGTCCTTGTAGTAAAAAGCGAATTCCAGTGAAGCTGTTGCAATTTGACAAGAGCAACAGGCCTGCATTTTATGGTGTTTGGCCCAGTAAGAG TCAAGTTGTTGACCCACGTCACCCTTTTGTAAAGGACTCAGATATAGACTATGATATTGATAGCGATGAGGATTGGGCAGAG GACGAACCTGGTGAAAGCCTTTCAGACTGTGATAAGGACGATGAAGACGAATGCATGGAAGAATTTATAAaggatgatgaagacaatgggaTTGAAGATGGATTCTTTGTTCCTGATGGATACCTCTCTGAGGATGAG GGAGTGAAGTCTGATGACAGTCACGACCTCGATTCAGAAGTTCAGAATCGACCTATTTCTGAACACCAATCGCAGAATGATGAATTATGTATCTTGCTTCCGCAACAGAAATATCTCAATAATCTGACAGAACGCACGCTTAAAAAGAACCAGCCATTGATCATCTTGAATCTCACGCATAAAAAGACAAATATCATGCATGAAAAGACCATAATTTCATCAGCTGAGGAGCTCACTGGTATATCAAAGCTCGAAAGGATGGCTCTACAAGCTCTTACTATTCTCCCATTCCCTGGCTTCCAAAATACAGATATTTCAGTTCCTAGTGATGTGGTAGACGATGATCCAGGAAGTTCACCTAACAAGTCGAGAACAACAGAGCTTTCAACTGCTGCAGATATTCTGGATTCAGACATGCCGCAGATT ATATCTGTCATTCAGTCGCATCCACATGGCATCAAACAAATAATGAAGTCACTACATGCTAAGTTTCCTGCCATTCcaaaattcaagttaaggaacAAAGTGTTTGAAATCTCCGAGTTCTCTAACAATTGCCGTCAG GTTAAGAAAGAAATTCTGGGAAACCATGGAAAATCTATATCACCAG AAAAGGGTCCCACGAAAACAAGGAGCATCATGACACACTTGAAAGAAAGGGAATCTCGGTCTGGGACGAGCACAAACTAG